A genomic window from Rosettibacter firmus includes:
- the hemL gene encoding glutamate-1-semialdehyde 2,1-aminomutase — MNTQLSEKLFEEAKKYIPGGVNSPVRAFKSVGGTPLFISKGYGSKMIDVDGNEFIDFIGSWGPHLFGHNPPFIKQAILNALENGTSFGAPTELEVKIAQLITELVPSIEMIRMVNSGTEATMSAIRAARGFTGKDKIIKFEGCYHGHGDFFLIKAGSGALTFGVPTSPGVTKGNAADTLIAEFNNIDSFKKLIKENKSSYGNTIAAVIIEPVVGNMGTVIPKENFLKELRDICSEEGIILIFDEVMTGFRLSKGGAQELFNVKPDLTTFGKIIGGGLPVGAYGGRRDIMEMISPSGPIYQAGTLSGNPIAMSAGYAALSYIKNHPEIYDTLEKNSAYLENGIREGIKSLGKNYQLNRIGSMMTLFFTEEPVMDYKSALKSDTQLFARYFHEMLNRGIYLPPSQFEAMFVSTAHSIEDLEKTINASNEALRKVLAN; from the coding sequence ATGAATACGCAATTAAGTGAAAAGCTATTTGAAGAAGCAAAAAAATATATTCCTGGTGGTGTAAATTCACCTGTGAGAGCATTTAAATCAGTAGGCGGTACCCCACTTTTTATTTCAAAGGGATATGGTTCCAAGATGATTGATGTAGATGGTAATGAATTTATCGATTTTATTGGTAGCTGGGGTCCACACCTTTTTGGTCATAATCCACCATTTATTAAACAGGCGATATTGAACGCACTGGAAAATGGAACAAGTTTTGGTGCTCCTACAGAACTCGAAGTAAAAATTGCTCAACTTATAACTGAACTTGTACCTTCTATAGAGATGATTAGAATGGTAAATAGTGGTACCGAAGCAACAATGAGTGCAATTCGTGCTGCAAGAGGTTTTACAGGTAAAGATAAGATTATAAAATTTGAAGGTTGTTATCACGGTCACGGAGATTTCTTTTTAATTAAAGCAGGGAGTGGTGCTTTAACTTTTGGTGTTCCAACTTCACCGGGTGTAACAAAAGGAAATGCAGCAGATACTTTAATAGCTGAATTTAATAATATCGATTCATTTAAAAAGTTGATTAAAGAAAATAAATCATCATATGGAAATACAATTGCAGCAGTTATAATTGAACCTGTTGTTGGAAATATGGGAACAGTAATTCCCAAAGAAAATTTTTTGAAAGAGTTACGAGATATCTGTAGTGAAGAAGGAATTATTTTAATATTTGATGAAGTGATGACAGGTTTCCGCCTTTCTAAAGGAGGGGCACAGGAATTATTCAACGTTAAACCAGATTTAACAACATTTGGAAAAATAATTGGTGGTGGATTGCCAGTTGGAGCATATGGTGGAAGAAGAGATATTATGGAGATGATATCACCAAGTGGACCAATTTATCAGGCTGGAACATTAAGTGGTAATCCAATTGCTATGAGTGCTGGTTATGCTGCTCTCTCTTACATTAAGAATCATCCTGAAATTTATGATACACTTGAAAAGAATTCAGCTTATCTTGAAAATGGAATTCGTGAAGGAATTAAATCATTGGGTAAAAATTATCAGTTAAATCGAATTGGTTCTATGATGACATTATTTTTTACTGAAGAACCTGTTATGGATTATAAATCTGCATTGAAATCAGACACACAACTATTTGCCAGATATTTTCACGAAATGCTGAATAGAGGTATTTATTTACCACCTTCCCAGTTTGAAGCGATGTTTGTTTCGACTGCACATTCAATTGAAGATCTCGAGAAAACTATAAATGCAAGTAATGAAGCATTAAGAAAAGTTTTAGCGAATTAA
- the hemG gene encoding protoporphyrinogen oxidase translates to MSKKIVILGAGISGLTSAYWLFKKGFDIKILEAASKSGGSMQTEIIDNFLIDYGPNSGLETTPLIRQIVEEVGLVDEFVYANESSKNRYILKNNELHALPMNPLLFIKTKLFSTKAKLRLLAEPFVGKSVDGYYQSVAEFVRRRLGGEFLDYAIDPFVSGVFAGDPEKLSVKSAFPKLYRLEEVYGGLIKGMIKGAKERKQRAEQSKQSAKMFSFINGMQSFPQAIAKKLEQNILYECIVKKVKKVDDKWEITYEKSGQLNKIYSDIVFSTVPAYVASKIFDELDSELSNHLNEIYYPPVMVLYLGFKKESVQTPLDGFGFLIPSKEQKHFLGAIWSSAIFPNRCDEDKAAFTLFIGGARSPHLFDIEKEKLIDIVLKEFKEIMKIKSDPLILKDKFWEKAIPQYNLGYIEHELYFEKFESNNPGIFLSGNYRGGISVGDCVKNSEIRTQNIDN, encoded by the coding sequence ATGAGTAAGAAAATTGTAATTCTTGGTGCAGGGATATCGGGTCTTACTTCTGCTTATTGGCTCTTTAAAAAAGGTTTTGATATAAAAATACTGGAAGCTGCCAGCAAATCTGGTGGCTCTATGCAAACTGAAATTATTGATAATTTTTTGATCGATTATGGTCCAAATAGTGGACTTGAAACAACACCTTTAATTCGTCAAATTGTTGAAGAAGTAGGATTGGTAGATGAATTTGTTTATGCAAATGAATCATCAAAAAATAGATACATCTTAAAAAATAATGAACTTCATGCTCTACCGATGAATCCTCTCCTTTTTATTAAGACAAAATTATTTTCTACAAAAGCCAAACTAAGATTACTTGCAGAACCATTTGTTGGGAAATCCGTAGATGGATATTATCAAAGTGTTGCTGAATTTGTAAGAAGAAGATTGGGCGGTGAATTTCTTGATTATGCAATCGATCCATTTGTTAGTGGTGTATTTGCTGGTGATCCTGAAAAGTTAAGTGTTAAATCTGCTTTTCCCAAATTATATCGACTGGAAGAAGTCTATGGTGGTTTGATTAAAGGAATGATAAAAGGTGCAAAAGAAAGAAAGCAAAGAGCTGAACAATCAAAACAAAGTGCAAAGATGTTTTCATTTATAAATGGGATGCAATCTTTTCCACAAGCAATTGCTAAAAAATTAGAACAAAATATTTTATATGAATGCATTGTTAAAAAAGTAAAAAAAGTTGATGATAAATGGGAAATAACTTATGAAAAAAGTGGGCAATTAAATAAGATATATTCTGATATAGTTTTCTCCACAGTTCCTGCTTATGTGGCATCAAAGATCTTTGATGAATTAGATTCTGAACTGTCAAATCATTTGAATGAAATTTATTATCCACCTGTAATGGTTTTATATCTTGGATTTAAAAAAGAAAGTGTCCAAACACCTTTAGATGGTTTTGGATTTTTAATTCCCTCGAAAGAACAAAAACATTTTCTTGGTGCAATCTGGAGTTCTGCAATCTTTCCAAATCGATGTGATGAAGATAAAGCTGCATTTACTTTATTTATTGGTGGTGCACGTTCACCACATTTATTTGATATTGAGAAAGAAAAACTTATAGATATAGTTCTTAAAGAATTCAAAGAAATTATGAAGATAAAAAGTGATCCTCTCATTCTAAAAGATAAATTCTGGGAAAAAGCAATCCCACAATATAATCTCGGTTATATTGAACATGAACTTTATTTTGAAAAATTTGAAAGCAATAATCCAGGTATATTTTTAAGTGGCAATTACAGGGGTGGAATTTCTGTTGGAGATTGTGTAAAAAATTCTGAAATAAGAACTCAGAACATTGATAATTAA
- the miaB gene encoding tRNA (N6-isopentenyl adenosine(37)-C2)-methylthiotransferase MiaB, with product MNNKVYIETYGCQMNLADSELVMGILKRKGYEITKELDSANVILLNTCSVRENAEEKIFHRLDHLKSIKRGKPSTVIGILGCMAERLRKNLIEEKKIVDVVVGPDEYRRLPEYLDMAFGGEKGIGVKLSRTETYEDIEPYREEGISAWIAVMRGCDKFCSFCVVPFTRGRERSRSLHSIVEEIKKLSDRGFKEVTLLGQNVNSYRDDGHDFADLLAAAARVDKNMRIRFTTSHPQDLSDKLLYTIAEHDNICNYIHLPVQSGSNRILELMNRSYTIEHYLNLIEKARKIIPGLSLSTDIIAGFPTETEEDHQMTLNVMKEIRYDGAFMFKYSPREGTKAYNMVDDVPEEIKLRRLNEIIELQQEISFEINQQLINKEEIILVEGLSKKSDQFYSGRTDTNKVVIIPRYDSIKIGDYVKVKITRVTSATLFGEVV from the coding sequence ATGAACAACAAAGTATACATTGAAACATACGGTTGCCAGATGAATTTAGCTGATTCAGAATTGGTAATGGGCATATTAAAAAGAAAAGGCTATGAAATCACAAAAGAACTCGATTCAGCCAATGTAATTCTTTTAAATACATGCAGTGTAAGAGAAAATGCAGAAGAAAAAATTTTTCATCGTTTAGATCATCTAAAAAGTATTAAAAGAGGGAAGCCTTCTACAGTTATTGGTATATTGGGCTGTATGGCAGAACGACTTCGCAAAAATTTGATAGAAGAAAAGAAAATTGTTGATGTTGTAGTTGGACCTGATGAATATAGAAGATTACCAGAATATCTTGATATGGCTTTTGGAGGTGAAAAAGGAATAGGTGTAAAACTTTCGAGAACTGAAACATACGAAGACATAGAGCCTTATCGAGAAGAAGGAATTAGTGCATGGATTGCAGTAATGAGAGGTTGTGACAAATTCTGTTCATTTTGTGTTGTACCATTTACTCGAGGCCGCGAAAGAAGTCGTTCGCTCCATTCAATAGTTGAAGAAATCAAAAAACTTTCTGATCGTGGATTTAAAGAGGTTACTTTATTAGGACAAAATGTTAATTCTTACAGAGATGATGGTCATGATTTTGCTGATTTACTTGCAGCTGCAGCCAGGGTCGATAAAAATATGAGAATTAGATTTACTACATCACATCCACAGGATTTATCTGATAAACTTTTATATACAATTGCCGAACATGATAATATTTGTAACTATATACATCTTCCTGTACAATCTGGTTCAAACAGAATTTTAGAATTAATGAATCGTTCTTACACTATTGAACATTATCTTAATTTGATTGAAAAAGCTCGTAAGATTATTCCAGGATTAAGTTTATCTACAGATATAATTGCTGGTTTCCCAACTGAAACAGAAGAAGATCATCAGATGACACTTAATGTAATGAAAGAAATTCGCTACGATGGAGCATTTATGTTTAAATATTCTCCAAGAGAAGGAACAAAAGCATATAATATGGTAGACGATGTTCCCGAAGAAATTAAATTGAGAAGATTGAATGAAATTATTGAATTACAACAGGAAATTTCTTTTGAAATTAATCAGCAATTAATTAACAAAGAAGAAATTATATTAGTTGAAGGATTGAGTAAAAAATCAGATCAATTTTATTCTGGCAGAACCGATACAAACAAAGTTGTTATCATCCCTCGATATGATAGCATAAAAATTGGTGACTATGTTAAAGTAAAAATCACTCGCGTTACTTCTGCAACTTTATTTGGTGAAGTAGTTTAA
- the pgl gene encoding 6-phosphogluconolactonase, whose product MRNDKIIVFDNIDSLAKYSIEYLKREINDVRKDDYFTIALSGGATPKNLFLSISKDYKDEIDWSKIKIFWSDERCVNPEDEQSNYNMAYNNLLKYVNIPEENIFRMKGEEIPEVEAPRYSKLLLDELKIINGVPSFDLIMLGLGEDGHTASIFPEQLELFFSDQFCVTSIHPQTKQKRITLTGKVINNAAKVIFLVTGKNKSEKVYEIVNENSISEKYPASYVQPDSGKLIWLLDKESSQLLDKSKINLFI is encoded by the coding sequence ATGAGAAATGATAAAATAATAGTATTTGATAACATAGATTCCTTAGCTAAATACTCTATTGAATATTTGAAAAGAGAAATTAATGATGTTAGAAAAGATGATTATTTTACAATTGCACTTTCAGGTGGTGCAACGCCTAAAAATTTATTTTTGTCTATTTCTAAAGATTATAAAGATGAAATTGATTGGAGTAAAATAAAAATATTCTGGAGTGATGAAAGATGTGTAAATCCAGAAGATGAACAGAGTAATTATAACATGGCTTATAATAATTTATTGAAGTATGTGAATATTCCAGAAGAAAACATATTTAGAATGAAAGGAGAAGAGATTCCTGAAGTAGAAGCTCCTCGATATTCGAAATTACTTTTAGATGAATTAAAAATTATTAATGGAGTCCCATCATTCGATTTGATTATGCTTGGATTGGGAGAAGATGGACATACAGCATCTATTTTTCCTGAACAATTAGAACTTTTCTTTTCAGATCAATTTTGTGTTACTTCTATTCATCCACAAACAAAACAGAAAAGAATAACTCTTACTGGAAAAGTTATTAATAATGCTGCTAAGGTAATTTTTCTTGTAACAGGAAAAAATAAATCAGAAAAAGTTTATGAAATTGTAAATGAAAACAGCATTTCTGAAAAATATCCTGCCAGTTATGTTCAACCAGATTCAGGAAAATTAATCTGGTTATTAGATAAAGAATCTTCCCAGTTACTTGATAAATCGAAAATAAATTTATTTATATGA
- a CDS encoding PaaI family thioesterase: MLHKIIGKQHNSKLCFVCGLKNKFGIKAHFYITENKELIAIFKPLEEHQSYPGRLHGGIASAILDETIGRAILNHHQEEIWGVTIELNVKFKKPIPLNEELKVVGRITSENNRLFEGSGEIILANGDIAVTATGKYLKVPLEKITEFDKEENEWKIVKLENDPEEIEI, encoded by the coding sequence ATGCTTCACAAAATTATTGGTAAACAACACAATTCAAAATTGTGTTTTGTATGTGGTTTAAAAAACAAATTTGGAATTAAGGCTCATTTCTACATTACAGAGAACAAGGAATTAATTGCAATTTTCAAACCACTTGAAGAACATCAAAGTTATCCCGGAAGATTACATGGTGGAATAGCATCTGCAATTTTAGATGAAACAATCGGTAGAGCAATTTTAAATCATCATCAAGAAGAAATTTGGGGCGTCACAATTGAGTTGAATGTAAAATTCAAAAAGCCAATACCATTAAATGAAGAATTAAAAGTAGTAGGAAGAATTACATCTGAGAATAATCGTCTTTTTGAAGGAAGTGGTGAAATTATTCTGGCTAATGGAGATATTGCTGTAACAGCAACCGGTAAATACTTAAAAGTACCATTAGAAAAAATTACAGAATTCGACAAAGAAGAAAATGAATGGAAAATTGTTAAGCTGGAGAATGATCCAGAAGAAATTGAAATATAA
- a CDS encoding MFS transporter produces the protein MNLFKKENSETFDLKPKFTIKNTFAALKYPNYKLWFQGQIVSLFGSWMQTTAQAFFIYELTHSPAFLGYVGFASGIPTWLFMLYGGVIADRFPRKNIIIVTQILMMIFAFILAFLTFSKLIQPWHIILLAFLLGVINAFDAPARQAFVNELVEKDALINAIALNSTMFHTAAAIGPAVAGIVYAILGPAWCFTINGISFIAVIYNLLRMKLNAINKKLENKSAPKEFLDGIKYLRTQKLLLLIMLIVAFTSMFGISIVTIFPDWAVKILHGNAATNGFLQTARGIGAVLCALMIASTSKYLIRGKVLSFSMISLPILMILFSFNRTFVISSTLLILIGAAILAINNLSNGLTQTLVTEEFRGRIMGIYSFSFFALMPIGSLLIGTLAEHFGAHLAVMINGVILLILSGIVLYNYPKLIDIE, from the coding sequence ATGAATTTATTTAAGAAAGAGAATTCAGAAACATTCGATTTAAAACCTAAATTTACAATTAAGAATACTTTTGCAGCCTTAAAATATCCGAATTATAAATTATGGTTTCAGGGACAAATTGTTTCTCTCTTTGGTTCTTGGATGCAAACAACTGCACAGGCATTTTTTATTTATGAATTGACACATTCACCTGCATTTCTTGGATATGTTGGTTTTGCAAGTGGAATTCCTACCTGGTTATTTATGCTTTATGGTGGAGTAATTGCAGATAGATTCCCGAGAAAAAATATTATTATTGTAACTCAAATATTAATGATGATATTTGCATTTATACTTGCATTTCTAACTTTTTCAAAACTAATTCAACCATGGCATATAATTCTTTTAGCTTTTTTACTTGGTGTTATAAATGCTTTTGATGCTCCTGCACGTCAGGCATTTGTTAATGAACTGGTTGAAAAAGATGCATTAATAAATGCTATTGCTTTGAACTCAACTATGTTTCATACTGCAGCTGCAATTGGTCCAGCTGTCGCAGGAATTGTTTATGCAATTTTGGGTCCTGCCTGGTGTTTTACTATAAATGGAATTTCATTTATTGCAGTTATTTATAATCTTTTACGTATGAAATTAAATGCAATAAATAAAAAATTGGAAAATAAATCTGCACCAAAGGAATTTTTAGATGGCATTAAATATTTGAGGACACAAAAATTATTATTGTTAATTATGTTAATTGTAGCTTTTACAAGCATGTTTGGAATTAGTATTGTAACTATATTCCCTGACTGGGCAGTAAAAATATTACATGGTAATGCAGCAACTAATGGATTCTTACAAACTGCAAGAGGTATTGGAGCTGTACTCTGTGCTTTAATGATTGCTTCTACAAGTAAATATTTAATCAGAGGAAAAGTTCTGAGCTTTAGTATGATTTCACTTCCAATCTTAATGATACTATTTTCTTTTAATAGAACCTTTGTAATATCATCTACTTTATTGATACTTATTGGAGCTGCTATTCTTGCAATTAATAATTTATCAAATGGACTAACTCAGACATTAGTAACAGAAGAGTTTAGAGGAAGAATTATGGGTATTTATAGTTTTAGTTTTTTTGCTTTAATGCCAATAGGTTCATTATTAATTGGTACACTTGCAGAACATTTTGGTGCTCATTTAGCAGTAATGATTAATGGAGTAATTTTGTTAATATTATCGGGAATTGTTTTATATAATTATCCTAAATTAATCGATATTGAATAA
- a CDS encoding FKBP-type peptidyl-prolyl cis-trans isomerase, translating to MKYLKIFLLSTILTSIIFAQNTKEQKIELKTQDDSISYSIGQNIGKNLKDADLNINFELLYQGMKDQVKGSSLLTDTDIQRVMIAFNQKLIAKRNAQLKAQKEKNKKEAEAFLEENKKKEGVVTLPSGLQYKKLVSGNGPSPKETSIVKVHYVGKLIDGREFDNSYKRGEPAEFPLNQVIKGWTEALQLMHVGDKWILYVPPELGYGENGAGNTIEPNSLLIFEVELLDILN from the coding sequence ATGAAGTATCTAAAAATATTTTTGCTTTCTACAATACTTACTTCAATAATATTTGCACAAAATACAAAAGAACAAAAGATAGAATTAAAAACACAGGATGATTCTATCAGTTATAGCATTGGGCAGAACATCGGTAAAAATTTGAAAGACGCTGATCTGAATATCAATTTTGAACTTTTATATCAGGGAATGAAAGATCAGGTTAAAGGCAGTTCATTATTAACAGATACTGATATTCAGAGAGTTATGATAGCTTTTAATCAAAAATTAATTGCTAAAAGAAATGCACAGTTAAAAGCTCAAAAAGAAAAAAATAAAAAAGAAGCCGAAGCTTTCTTAGAAGAAAATAAAAAGAAAGAAGGTGTTGTTACTTTACCAAGTGGTTTGCAATATAAAAAATTAGTTAGTGGCAATGGACCTTCGCCAAAAGAAACGAGCATAGTTAAAGTTCATTATGTAGGTAAATTAATTGATGGTCGTGAATTTGATAATTCATACAAAAGAGGCGAGCCAGCAGAATTTCCATTAAATCAGGTTATAAAAGGATGGACTGAAGCTTTGCAGTTAATGCATGTTGGTGATAAATGGATTTTATATGTACCACCAGAATTAGGTTATGGAGAAAATGGGGCTGGAAATACAATTGAACCCAATTCACTTTTAATTTTTGAAGTAGAATTACTTGATATATTAAATTAA
- the hemB gene encoding porphobilinogen synthase produces the protein MATFPIKRLRRLRYNPVVRDMVRETQISKNDLIYPLFVVPGTNVKKEVRSMPGVYQMSIDVLVEECKEVEQLGIPAIILFGIPEHKDEMGSEAYNPEGIVQRAVREIKKNTSNLLVITDVCMCEYTSHGHCGILDGEKILNDKTVELLAKEALTHVQAGADIVAPSDMMDGRVLAIRKILDENGFIEIPILSYAVKYASGFYGPFRDAAESAPAFGDRRSHQMDIANALEALREAESDIEEGADIIMVKPAGAYLDIIWRVKEKFGMPTAAYQVSGEYSMIKAASKLGWIDEERVMIESLTAIKRAGADMILTYFAKDVAKYLDNKKK, from the coding sequence ATGGCAACCTTTCCAATTAAAAGATTAAGAAGATTAAGATATAATCCAGTAGTCCGCGATATGGTACGCGAGACACAAATTAGTAAGAATGATTTAATTTATCCGCTATTCGTTGTACCTGGAACAAATGTGAAAAAAGAAGTTCGATCTATGCCAGGTGTTTATCAGATGTCAATAGATGTGCTTGTTGAAGAATGTAAAGAAGTTGAACAACTTGGAATTCCTGCTATTATTTTATTTGGAATTCCTGAACATAAAGATGAAATGGGTTCAGAAGCTTATAATCCTGAAGGAATAGTTCAACGTGCAGTAAGAGAAATTAAAAAGAACACATCGAATTTATTAGTTATAACAGATGTATGTATGTGTGAATATACATCTCATGGTCATTGTGGTATTTTAGATGGAGAAAAAATATTAAATGATAAGACTGTAGAATTACTTGCTAAAGAAGCATTAACACATGTACAGGCAGGAGCAGATATAGTTGCTCCATCTGATATGATGGATGGAAGAGTTTTAGCAATAAGAAAGATACTTGATGAAAATGGATTTATTGAAATACCGATTCTCAGTTATGCTGTTAAGTATGCATCTGGATTCTATGGGCCATTTAGAGATGCAGCAGAATCAGCTCCAGCTTTTGGAGATAGACGCTCTCATCAAATGGATATTGCAAATGCACTCGAAGCTTTAAGAGAAGCAGAATCTGATATAGAAGAAGGTGCAGATATTATAATGGTTAAACCTGCAGGTGCTTATCTTGATATAATCTGGCGTGTTAAAGAAAAATTTGGAATGCCAACAGCAGCATATCAGGTAAGTGGTGAATATTCGATGATAAAAGCTGCATCAAAATTAGGATGGATTGACGAAGAAAGAGTTATGATTGAATCTCTTACTGCAATTAAACGTGCAGGAGCAGATATGATTTTAACATATTTCGCAAAAGATGTGGCTAAATATCTTGATAATAAGAAAAAATAA
- the zwf gene encoding glucose-6-phosphate dehydrogenase, giving the protein MDNNHIHVIFGASGDLTKRKLIPALYSLYLNKMLPEKFLIVGAARTEISSASFRELMIESIKKYYKSGDFSRLKEFADHLLYEQIQYDDLNSYNYLNQRLEELRTRSNINGNTIFYLSTPPDLYYKIPENLALVGLNREDNGWKRIIVEKPFGYDLDSALQLKEILLKHWKEEQIFRIDHYLGKETVQNLLVTRFSNGIFEPLWNRNYIHHIEITAAENIGVENRGGYYDNIGALRDMIQNHLLQVVGLVAMEPPSSLEPLSIRNEILKVFQSLRPIKIEEVSSIAVRGQYTSSTINNEYIKGYREENHINPESRTETYAAIKFFIDNWRWGGVPFYIRTGKRLPVQVTEVVIHFKPTPHFLFSRNNIYEACNKLIIRIQPDEGMLLEIGIKTPGQGFDVQNIDLDFKYAELASQRLPEAYERLLYDTIKGDNTLFARTEEVIAAWKFLTPVIDAWKNNHSIPLYGYPAGTWGPLEANKLFDEKNISWHYPCRNLSNNNTYCEL; this is encoded by the coding sequence ATGGATAACAATCATATACATGTAATTTTTGGAGCTTCTGGAGATCTTACAAAAAGAAAGTTAATTCCAGCACTTTATTCACTTTATCTTAATAAAATGCTTCCAGAAAAATTTTTAATTGTGGGGGCTGCCCGTACAGAGATTTCAAGTGCAAGTTTTAGAGAATTAATGATTGAGTCTATAAAAAAATATTATAAATCTGGTGATTTTTCTCGCCTAAAAGAATTTGCTGATCATCTACTCTATGAACAAATTCAATATGATGATCTAAACTCATATAACTATTTAAATCAACGACTCGAAGAATTAAGAACTCGAAGTAATATAAATGGAAATACAATATTTTATTTATCTACACCACCTGATTTATATTATAAAATTCCTGAAAACTTAGCTCTTGTGGGATTAAATAGAGAAGATAATGGATGGAAAAGAATAATTGTTGAGAAACCTTTTGGATATGATCTTGATTCTGCATTACAATTAAAAGAAATATTATTAAAACACTGGAAAGAAGAACAAATCTTTCGTATTGACCATTACCTTGGAAAAGAGACTGTTCAAAACTTATTGGTTACACGGTTTTCCAATGGTATTTTCGAACCTCTCTGGAATAGAAATTATATTCATCACATTGAAATTACTGCAGCAGAAAATATTGGTGTTGAAAACCGTGGTGGATATTATGATAATATTGGTGCTTTGCGAGATATGATTCAGAATCATCTATTGCAGGTTGTTGGATTAGTTGCAATGGAACCACCTTCATCACTTGAACCTCTTTCAATTCGTAATGAAATCTTAAAAGTTTTTCAATCACTTCGACCGATTAAAATTGAAGAAGTTTCTTCTATTGCTGTAAGAGGGCAATATACTTCATCTACAATAAACAATGAATATATTAAAGGTTATAGAGAAGAAAATCATATTAATCCAGAATCGCGGACAGAAACTTATGCTGCTATTAAATTTTTTATTGATAACTGGAGATGGGGTGGTGTCCCATTTTATATCAGAACAGGAAAACGACTTCCAGTTCAGGTGACTGAGGTTGTAATTCACTTTAAACCAACTCCTCATTTTCTTTTTTCAAGAAATAATATTTATGAAGCTTGTAATAAATTAATTATTAGAATTCAACCAGATGAAGGAATGTTACTTGAAATAGGAATTAAAACTCCTGGACAGGGTTTTGATGTACAGAATATAGATCTTGATTTCAAATACGCTGAGCTTGCTTCACAAAGATTACCAGAAGCATATGAAAGACTTCTATATGATACAATTAAGGGAGATAATACACTCTTTGCAAGAACAGAAGAAGTAATTGCAGCATGGAAATTTCTTACACCAGTAATTGATGCATGGAAAAATAATCACTCCATACCATTATATGGATATCCTGCTGGTACATGGGGACCACTGGAAGCAAATAAATTATTCGACGAAAAAAATATTTCATGGCATTATCCTTGTCGTAATCTTTCTAATAATAATACTTATTGTGAATTATGA